CCTGCCTGCATGGCCTGCCGCGCCGTCTGGCCGCCGAGCGCATCGAGCGGGAACTGGAACGCCAGGAGCTGACGCCCCGTCGCCGGGACAAGGTGCGATTGCTCAACGGCGGCCACCGTCGGCGGGTGGAGATCGCCCGGGCCTTGCTCCATGAGCCACGCCTGATGCTGCTCGACGAAGCCAGTAGCGGCCTGGACCCGGCCAGCCGCGACGGCCTCAACCGGCATGTGCGCCAGCTCTGCCGCGAGCAGGGCATGGCGGTGCTGTGGGCCACCCACCTGCTGGATGAAGTACAGCCGGACGACCACCTGGTGCTCTTGCACCAGGGCCGGGTCATTGCCGACGACTGCGCGGGTGCGATTGGCGGCCATCGAGCGGACGGACTGGCGCACGCCTTCGACCGCCTCACCACCACGAAGGCGCCCTCATGAACGGGCCAGGGGAAGGTGCGCGCGGCGCACCCCACGCCGAATGCCCCCCATGCAGGGGGCGCCATGCGCACCGAGAATCGGGAACACGCCCCATGCTGACCTCCTATTGGCAATGCCTGCGCGGCATCCTCCTGCGGGAGTGGCTGCGCTTCGTCCTGCAGCGCACCCGCTTCCTCAGCGCCCTGGTCCGTCCCCTGCTCTGGCTGCTGGTGTTCGCCGCCGGTTTCCGCGCCGCCTTGGGGATCGCCATCATCGAGCCCTACGACACCTACATCACCTACGAGACCTACATAGTCCCGGGGCTCGCCTGCATGATCCTGCTGTTTAACGGCATGCAGGGCTCGCTGTCCATGGTCTACGACCGGGAGATGGGCAGCATGCGCCTGCTGCTCACCAGCCCCCTGCCCCGGCCCTTCCTGCTGCTGGCCAAGCTGCTGGCCACGGCCCTGGTGTCGCTGCTGCAGGTCTACGCCTTCCTGGCGATCGCCTGGTTCTGGGGCGTCCAGCCGCCCCTGGGCGGCCTGCTGGCGGCCCTGCCGGCGCTGCTGCTCGCGGCGCTGCTGCTCAGCGCACTGGGCCTATTGCTCTCCAACGGCATCCGCCAGTTGGAGAACTTCGCCGGGGTGATGAACTTCGTGATCTTCCCGCTGTTCTTCCTGTCCTCGGCGCTCTACCCGCTGTGGAAGATGCGCGAGGCCAGCGAGTGGCTCTACTGGCTCTGCGCCCTGAATCCCTTCAGCCACGCCGTGGAGCTGGTGCGCTTCGCCCTCTACGAGCGCTTCAATCCACTGGCGGCGGCGGTCTGCCTGGGACTGACGCTCGCCTTCGCGCTGGCGGCGGTGGTCACCTTCAACCCGCAGCACGCGGCGCTGCGCAAGTCCGGCTGAGTCGAGTCGGGGAAATTACTACTTTGGTACGGGTTTCCCCCTCTCATCGTCGAATTTCCAAAGCGCCAGTACTGGCCTGTAATGCCGACATAACAAAAGTACAGAGACCGCCATGAAGCGCTTTCTCGCCTGCCTGACCTGCCTTGTCCTGGCCCTGCCCGTCATCGCCGACGACGGGGCCGATACCGCCTTGTTTTCCAGCGACGGCTACCGCCAGACCCGCTACCGCAGCCCCACGCCCGCCCAGGTGGAGCCGGCCCGGACCCTGGACACCGAACAGCTCCAGGCCCAGTTGGCCGCCCACCCCGACACCCTGCTGATCGACGTCTATCGCCGCCCCTGGCTGCACGGGCGCTTCGTCGAGGAGGAGCCCCACGCCAACCTGCCGGGCAGCCTGTGGCTGGCCAATACCGGCGACGGCCATCTCAGCCCGCAATGGCAGGCCTACTTCAGCCGCAACCTGCACGAGGCCACGGGCGGTCAGCCGGATCGACCGCTGGTCTTCTATTGCCGCTCCGATTGCTGGCTCAGCTGGAACGCCGTGAAGCGCGCCGCCGCGCTGGGCTACAACAATCTCTACTGGTACCGTGACGGCATCGATGCCTGGGAGCAGGCCGGCCTGCCCCTGACGCCCGCTCGTCCACAACCCTTCCCCTGACCCGGCGCACCGGGCAAGCCGCACCATAATGAAAACAACGAGGTGAAAGGCCGTGTACAAGATCCTGATTGCCGACGACCACCCACTCTTCCGCGAAGCCATCCACAACGTCATCAGTGACGGCTTTCCGGAAAGCGAAGTCATGGAAACCGCCGACCTGGACAGCGCCCTGGCACTGACCCAGGAGCACGACGACCTGGACCTGATCCTGCTGGACCTGAACATGCCCGGGATGCACGGCCTCAACGGCCTGATCAACCTGCGCAACGAGGCCCCCACGGTGCCGGTGGTGATCGTCTCCGCCGAACAGGACAAGCAGGTGGTGCTGCAGGCCATCACCTATGGCGCGGTGGGATTCATCACCAAGTCCTCGCCCCGCGCGCAGATGACCGACGCCATCGAGCAGATCCTCAACGGCAACGTCTACCTGCCCTCCGACATCATCCGCACCCAGAAATCCTCGCCCCGCCGGCACCACGAGGAGCCGAGCATCCCGCCCGAGCTGCTGCAGGCCCTGACCCGCAAGCAGTTGCTGGTGCTGGAGCGCATGACCAGGGGCGAGTCGAACAAGCAGATCGCCTACAACCTGGACATCGCCGAGACCACGGTGAAGGCCCATGTGTCGGCCATCCTGCGCAAGCTGAACGTGCATAACCGGGTGCAGGCCATCCTTTCCGCCGGCGATATCGATTTCAGCGCCTACCTGCGGCGCTGAGGGGCCCCATGCCGGCTCCGCGCATCGCGCCGGGACCGTGCTCCGCCCGTTGGGTCTCGTTCCGCCACCCATGAGGCTCGCAACCACCGCGTAGGGTGCGCCATGCGCACCGCCAGAGGCTCCGGGAATACGCTGTCGTCCGCCGAAACCGTGGTGCGCGCGGCGCACCCTACGGGCGAATCGGCGTATTCGGGGAGTGGGTGGGGGCGCAATGATTCGGGTGCCTGGTTATGTTGATCCGCTAATTCCAGGCAGGAAGCCGACCATGTCCAACTACCGCCGTTCCAGGGAGCCCGGGGCCATCTATTTCTTTACCCTGGTCACTCACCGGCGCCAGCCGGTGCTCACCACGGTTCCGCTTCGCCAGGCATTGCGCCAATCGATCCAGGAGGTACGCGCAAGCTATCCGTTCCGGATCCACGGTTGGGCGCTGTTGCCGGATCACCTGCACTGCATCTGGCAATTGCCATTGGGTGACGAGGAATTTGGCTTGCGCTGGTCGATCATCAAGCGACGGGTCAGCCAGCAGGTCGGGCGGGACGGCGCGCTTAGCGCCAGCCGTGCCGGTCGTCGAGAGCTGGGGCTTTGGCAGCGGAGATTCTGGGAACATCGGATACGTGACGAGGTGGACTACCGCCGGCACATGGATTACCTGCACTGGAATCCGGTCAGGCACGGGCTGGTTCAACGGGTCGCCGATTGGCCCTGGTCGAGTTTCCACCGACTGGTGCGGGAGGGGGTGTATCCGCAGGACTGGGGCGGCTGTGGCGATATAGGCGGTGCTTTCGGCGAGTGACCTCGCGGCGCACCCACATTCGGCCGAACGCCGCGCGCACCGCTCACTGCCCCAGCAAATGACTCATGGCCGTCTTCAGCTTCATCGGGCGCACGGGCTTGTGCATCAGGGTGTGGCCAAGGTCGCGCATCTGTTGCTTGAGGTCGTTGCTGTAGTTGGCGGTGATCATCAGGGCCGGCAACGGCTGGCTGCGGCGGGCGTTGATGTGGGCGACGGCGTCGACGCCATTGCGATCGTCGTCCAGGTGATAGTCGGCGATCAGCAGGTCCGCCTCGGCGTGGAAGTTGTCCACCTGGCGGGCCAGGTCTTCCTCGGAGAGCGCGGTGGTCACGCGGCAGCCCCAGCCTTCCAGCAGGGTGCGCATGCCGGCGCAGATGGAGGCGTCGTTGTCGAGCACCCAGACCCGCGCGCCCACGAGCCGCTCCAGCACCGCGCGGGGCTCGTCCGGTGCCTGTTTCTGACGGGGCATGCGCCTGGCCAGCGGCACCTCGACGGCGAACAGCGAGCCCTTGCCGGGCGTCGAGGCGACGTGGATGCGATGCCCCAGCATCCGTGCGATCTTGTCGACTATGGCCAGGCCCAGTCCCAGGCCCCGGTCCTGCTTCTCGCGTACGGCATCGCCGCGCTTGAACTCCTGGAAGATCTCGCCGAGCTTGTCGGCGGGAATCCCCACACCGGTGTCGCGCACCTCGATCCAGAGGCTCTGTCGACGCCGCCGGCAACCGAGGAGGATGCGGCCTTTCGGGGTGTAGCGAATGGCGTTGCTGAGCAGGTTGCGGAGAATCCGCGCCAGGAGCTGCAGGTCGCTGTGGACCAGCGCCGAGCTGGCCACGAAGTCCAGCCGCAAGCCTTCGCTGGTGGCGACCTGGCGGTACTCGACGGCCAGGTTGTCGAGCAGTTCGCGCACGGCGAAGGTGGCGATGTCGGGTTTGATCACCCCGGCGTCCAGCTTGGAGATGTCCACCAGGGTGCCCAGCAGGTTCTCCACGTCTTCCAGGGAATTGCTGACGTTGCGCACCAGCGCCAGGTTGCAGCGGGACTCACGCTGTTCCAGCAGGGCGCTGGTGAACAACCGGGCGGCGTTCAGGGGTTGCAGCAGGTCGTGGCTGACGGCCGCGAGGAACTTGGTTTTCGACAGGTTGGCCCGGTCCGCTTCCACCTTGGCTTCGCGCAGGCGCAATTCGGCCTGGGTGCGCTCGTCGATCTCGTGGCGCAGCTGGTTGTTGACCGCCGTGAGTTCCGAGGTCCGCTCCCGCACCCGCTGCTCCAGGTTCTGGTAGGCCTGGTGCAGGGCTTCGGCGGTGCGACGGCGTTCGGTGATGTCGCGGATCAGCACGAAGATGCCCACCACCTCGCCGTTGGCCAGCCGGTTGGGCACGTAGGAGCGCAGCATGCAGCGTTCTTGGCCGCTGTGGTTGGTCTCGGTCACCTCGAAGGACAGGCTTTCCCCCGCCAGGGCGCGCTCCACATAGGGTTCGAGGCGCCGCCAGTGCTCGTCGCTGTGCACCTCGCGCAGGTTCTGGCCGAGCATGGCGCCCCGAGGCCAGCGGTACCATTCCTCGTACACCTTGTTGGTGAACTCGTAGACCAGGTCGGCGCTGAGGTAGGCGATCAGCGCCGGGACCTGATCGGTGATCAGGCGTATCCAGCGTTCGCTCTCGGCCAGGGTCTCGGCGTGGCGATAGCGTTCGGTGATGTCGGTGAAGGTGTTGACGAAGCCGCCGGTGGGCAGTGGATGGGTCCGCACTTCCAGCACACGGCCGTTGAACAGGCGCTGTTCCATCTCGCGGATCGACCGGCCATTGGCGTCGCGCGTCGCAGGCGTCAGCAGCGGCAGTTCGCTGTCGGCCATGACGCTGGCGAAGCTGCGGTGGGCCTCCAGCGGCGCCAGCCCGCAGAGTTCCAGGAAACGATGGTTCCAGAGTTCCAGCACGCCGTCGGCGCCGACCATGGCCACCCCCTGGGACAGGTTGTCGACGGCGCGCTGCAGCAGGCGCGACTTCTGCGCCAGGGCCTGTTCACGGCGCGCCGTCTCGCTCAGCTTCACCTCGGTGATGTCGGTGTAGAGGATCACCAGGCCACCCTCGCGGGTGGGCCGCTCGCTGACCTGGACCCAGCGTCCGTCATGCAGCCGGTAGAGGATGTTGTCGTCGCTGCCCCGGTGCTCCTCGACGATCAGCCCGGTGCTTTCGGCCAGGCGGCGGATCTCGGCCAGACGCGTTCCCGCCGAGATGCGGGCGCGGGTGCGTGCCCAGAAGGACTTGAAGCGGCTGTTGAAGAGGATGATGCGCTGGTCCCGGTCGAACAGCACGAAGGCGTCGGAGATGCTCTCGATGGCGTCGATCAGGTGCTGGTGGGCGGTTTCCGCGCGCAACCGGGCGTCGCTCAGGAGGCGGTTGCTGGCCTTGAGTTCGGCCATGGCCTGGTTGAGAGCATCGGTGCGTTCGCGCACCTGTTCCGCCAGCACCACCGAGTGCTGGAAGGCTGCGTAGCTGTCGGCGCGGCTGGAGGCGCTGGACTCGACCCGCTCGATCAGGGCGGCGTTGATGCGCCGCAGCTTGCGGTTCTCCTCCTCCAGGCTGGCGATGCGCGCCTCGCAGTCATCGGATGCCATTGCGCCCCCGGCGCCCGATGGCGACTCCGGTGAAGGTCTGGTTGATGTGCATGCCATTGAACTGCTCTCCGTAGGAGTTGAAGCCGATCACCCGGTGGCGCCGCAGCACGGCGCTGGTCAGGGCGACGGTTTCCGGGTCGCCCTCGATTTCCAGGCGGCGCAGGAAGCAGTCGCAGCCGAGGGTGATCAGGGGTGGTCCGAGGCGCTCGCCCAGACGCTGGAACAGCGCCTCCAGGTTCGGCACCAGTGGGCCGGGACGCATGGCGGAAAGCACGATGCCGTTCTCCACCGCGCAGTAGAAGGACAGGCTGAGGTCGGCATGCACCCGCTGGATGGAGCGCACGTAGTAGGAATCCCCCAGGCGCACGGCCAGCGGATGGGCGGCGAACACCCGGTGGTCCAGTCGCTCGACGGGCACGCCGATCATGTCCGCGTAGGCCTGGGCCGCAGGTTCGGCGTTGAGCTCGAAGACCCGCCGGCTGGCGTTGTCGGCGCGGGTGACCACCAGTTTCTCCGTACCGGGGAGGATGTGATGGGTGCTGAAGACCTCGAAATCCAGCGCGGTGTTGACCAGGACCACCACGGCCGCGCCGGCGTGGAACTGGCCTTCGTAGTAGACATGGGTGTTCTGCAGGTGGTTGTCGTCCGCCGCCGAGCCACCGAAATGGGGGATGCTGCCAAAGGCGGCGGCCAGCGCGGCCAGCACCACTTCCTCGCGGCTGGACAGGCCGTCCAGCAGGGTCAGGGCGAAGCTGTGGTCCTTGATGGGCGCCAGGGAGTTGGCCCGGCAATCCTGCACCAGGCGCTCCACCAGCTGCTGGGCGTCGATCAGGCCGAAGCGGTCCATCTCGTCCACCAGGGCGCTGGCGATGGAGAAGTGGCGATGGTCGAAACCCACTGCGCTGACGCAGTTGCGGCCGTAGCCCTGGTCGGTGATCTCGCCGGCACTGGTGCAGCCCACCAGGCGCACGCCGCCGAAGTACTGCTCCAGTGAGTGGCCCAGGGCTTCCAGGTCGTACTCGGCGGAGCAGAAGAAGAGCACGAAGCCCAGATGGGGATGGATGAGCTGTCGCGCCAGGTCCTGGGCCACCGCCTCGGCCTCGCTGGCCTGGGACATGGCGGTGACGACGCCTTCTGCCGGTTCCTCACGCATCTTCCGTAGTACCCGATAAGCCTGTGGATCGTGGGGAAATTCTACGGAGCGGGCCGGCGGTGCCCTATCCTCCTTGGGTAGCGGGACGCTTAGTCCGAAGGTAGGAGGCGGCTTTTCCCCTCTCCCCCTGGGAAAGGGGCCAGGGGTGAGGGAAGTTTCGCGCACACAAAAAAGGCGGGAGGACGACCGTCTCTCCCGCCAAAACCGGAGCAATCCTGGAAAAGCGGCTTACCAGCTCAGCACGGCCCCCACGGCGAAGGTGTCGGTGTCCTCGTTCTGGGCGCTGCCTTCATGGCCGTCGATCTCGAACTGGTTGTACTCGGCCACCAGCTTGAGGTTGTCGTTGATGTCGCGGAACAGGGCGATACCACGGGTTTCGTAATCGGCGCCGGTGTTCACCACGCCGTTGCCGTCGTCCTTGGTCTTGCCATAGGACAGGGCGAGGCGGTTCTTGCCGAAGCGGTAGGAGCCCTGCAGCAGGTAACCGTCGCTGTCCACTTCGCGCAGGGTCGGCTCGCCGGCGTTGTTGGTGAAGAAGGGGTTGATGCCCTTGGCCTGGAAGCCCGAACCGACGACGGTGAAGGCGCCCATCTTGGCCTGGACGCCGTAGCCCAGGCCCTTGGAGGTGACGCTGTCCACCGCCGGATCGGTGTTCTCGGAGGTCTGGTAGGCGCCGTTGACCCAGGAGTAGATCTGCGCGCCGCCCAGCTCGAATTCGTAGGTGACCTCGGTCTCGAAACGCGGGTTTTCCTGGTAGGCCTTGCCGGTCGGGCTGTCGTCGTTGGTGTCCACCGGGTCCATGATGCCCACGGCGGCGCGCAGGCCATCGGTCTTCACGCTGCGGTAGGTGATCTGTGAGGTGGGGAACGGATAGGGGTAGCCGCTGCCGATGTTGCCGAAGGACACGCCGCCGCCGTCCACCAGGCCGAGGGTGTCGCTGACCTGGCCGTAACCCGCCAGCAGTTCGTCCAGCAGGATGTTGGAGCGGGCGAAGAGGCCGAAGTCCTTGCCCACCAGCACTTCACCCCAGTCGCCGGTCACGGTGCCGTAGAACTGGCGGACGTCGATGGCGGTGGCGGTGCCATTGGTCTCGCTGTCGTTGATGGTGACCCAGAAGGACGAACGCGCGCCCAGTTGCAGGCCATCCACCTGCTTGCCCATGTTGAAGCCGATCCAGTTGGGCAGGAACCCCATCTTCACCCGGGATTGGCGGCGGTCGAATTGCTCGCCGTCGCGGTCGACGTCGCTGTTGACGTAGAAGGCGTTGACATACCCGTCGGTGGAGAAAGTGGTGTCGTCCTTGTCGTAGAGGACGATCTCGGCGGCGGCCTGCTGGCTGGCCAGGGCAACCGCCGCCGCGAGGGCGAGGCGGGACAAACGGGCTTGGGCGATCTTCTTGTTGTGCATGACGCTCTCCGCTGTGGGTGGACGACCGGCAGGTCAGTCGTGTCGGAGGCGATTATCGAAACGCCCGGATGCCGGCCATAGGCTGCATTGGCAGCGGTTCGGCGGTGCTTTGGCCGGGTCGTGCAAGCCGCGCCTGCAAGGCGTAGGACCGGACGCTGCCGAGGTCGTAATCCATGGGGCGCAGGCACCAAGGGACGATGCCGGTGGGCTCGTCCTTCGGAAGGAGTTGGCAGGGAGGTTTCGGAGCGGTCGTCAGGCGAAGGCGGGATCGCCGGCGTTGGCCAGCACGAGGCGGGAAGCGGGGTTGGCCAGGGTATCGAAGGCGTCCAGCAGCTCATCGATGATCGGCGACGAGAGTGCCTCGGCCACCGAATCGGCGTGGAAGGCCGGCAATCCGGCCAGGCGATCGTGCCACCCCTGGCGGGCGCGATCGACGAAGGTCCTGTCCTGCAACTGCCGGCGCAGCGACGCCTGGGCGCGCCCCAGGGCTTCGTCGTCGACGCGGGCCAGCACCGCGCGCTGCTGTGTCAGGAACGCCCGCAGGTGCCGGTCCAGCTCCGCCACCGTCGCCTTGGGCGATTGCACGGCGAAGAACAGCCCGCGATGGCCATCCAGCTGGCGGAAACCGCACGCCAGGGCATAACCCAGTTGCAGCTCGCCGCGCAGGCGTTGATGGAAGGCGGGCTCCAGCCAGGTGGCCAGGAGGCGCCAGGCGGCTTCGGCCCGCGCACTGGGCGTCTCCAGGGGATGGAAGGCCAGCAGCGCCGCCTCGCCGGGGATCTCGAGGTGGTTCCAGGCGCCCGGCGTCGAGGGCAAGGGGCCGGCGCGGGATTGGCGCAAGCCGGGTGGCGCCTGGTCGAGGCAGACCTCCCCTGCGCCCATCCCGTCCCAGGTCACGCCTGCCCAGAAACGCTCCAGCCCTTGCGGGTCCAGGATCGGAGCCGCCTCGATCGAGGGTCCGGGGCCAAGCTGCAATCGCTGCAGCAATTGCCGGATGGGCAGTTCGCCGGCCAGTCGACACCGGGCCTCCCGTTCCAGGCGGGGTCCTTCGGCCAGTGTCCGCGCCGGTGGCTGCCGAAGCGCTTCGAGCAGGTCGCGGGCCACCGGTCGCAGCACCGGGGCCGGTCCTTCGAGCGCCAGGCCCAAGCCGTCCCAACCGGATCGCAACTGTCCGTCGACCCCGGCGGCGGCGGCCTTGCGCAGGATGGGGCGCAGCGCGCGCTGGAGGCTCTGCTCCAGCCCGGCTGGAAGCTCCGGCGGATCCGTCCGCCAGCCCAGGAAGAGGACGCCCTGGCCCTCGGCTCCGGGCAGGCAGTCCAGGGGGACGAGGGGCGTGGTCGGCTGCACGGCGGGATCGAGATAGGGGTTGGCGCCCGGCAGTTGCCAGGGCGTACCCGGACGGCGCCTTATCCGTGGCGCCGTCAGGACGTCGAGGCACACCGGAAAACCCGCCGCCTCGACGGTGGTTCCCCGGCCATTCGCCTGGGTGTCGAGGCGGATCATCCGCTCCGGCCGGAGTTGCGCCAGAAGGCCGGCCAGCGACGTCCGTGCGGGAAGGCCCGGGTCCAATGCAGCATCCAGGGGCGCCAGGCGTTGGAGGCGCCACCGGCGTGCCCGGATCCAGTCATTCCAGGCGCCCGGCCAGGGGAAGCGGTCGCGCAGGACGTCCAGCCAGTCGAGCACCCGGTCGCAGAGCCGGTCGCCGTCGAGGTCGGCCGCGCCGTCGAATTCCATCAGCAGCAGGCCCTGCCGGGAGGCGGCATAGGGCAGGCGAACCCGGAGGTCATCGCACAGGCCCTCGGCGCCCAGGCGATCCAGCAGGCCACCCGGCGACTCGTCCTGCAGCAGGTCGTCGAGCAACCCGCTGGCCGCCTCCAGCTCCGGCAGTTCACCTTCGAGGGCGAAGGCCAGCAGTCGCCGACCGCCGCCCGCTGGAAGGCTCAGCCGCAGGTGATGGGCGCGCAATGGCAACAGGGGCGGCACCTGCACCGGAGGGCGATGAAATGCGGGCGGCAGGCACGAGGAGCGCCGGATCGCCAGCTCCCGCAACTCGCCAAGGGGACGGGACGCCGCCAGGGTCAGGGTCATGGAGGCGGGCTGGTAGTGGGTACGGTGGAAGGCGTGCAGGGCCGGCAGGAAGTCCGGGTGCTCCAGTGCCAGGCTCGCGGCATTCCCCGCGTGGAAGTCGCCCAGCGGGTGGCCGGGGGCCAGCGCGCTAGACAGGGCCGATTCGCAGAGCGTCTGCGGATCTCCCGCCCGAGCGCTGTACTCCGCCTGCAAGACCTCACGCTCGCGAACCAGGGCCTGCGGCTCCAGCAAGGGGGCGACCAGCATGTCCAGCAGGCGATCCAGGGCTTCATCCAGGCAGGCGGCAGGCACCTCGCAGAAGTAGCGCGTGTTTCGGGCGCGGGTCGTGGCATTCACCCGTCCCCCCAGGCGCTGGACGAAGGGAATCAAGCCATCGCCGGGTGCGAACCGGCGGCTGCCGAGAAACACCAGGTGTTCGAGGAAGTGGGCCATCCCGGGAAAGCTCGCCGGCTCGTCGTGGCTGCCCGCCGCGATGTCCACCACCACCGCGGCCAGGGCGGTGTCCGGGCTCTGCAGAAGGCGCGTGCGCAAGCCATTGTCCAGGTGGAGGTCCAGGATCTCGCTCACGGGGGTATCCGGAAAGATTTGAGTCCCCGTCAGCTTCAGGGGGGAACCAGGGTGAGGCAATGCTTCTTTCGGGCTAATCCTTTGGTTCCTCCGCCAGGTTCTCGGGCTATATGGTCAATTTCCTACATCTTTATCAGGCAATCACCTGTGCCATCCATGGACGTGACTCCATCGTCGGCCGTGTCATCTCAACACGATAATGGCAACCTGCCATCTGGACTGATGGCCCGACCGGAGCACCTATGGACGAGACGCCCCAAGAGATTCCCCAGAGCGAAATCGCCCTGCTGGCCAATATCCTGGCCCTGACCACGCGCAATATGACCGCCATCACCACATTGCTGGCCCAGGTGACCGCGCAGATGGCCAACTCCAGGGACGACACTCTGCAAAGCGCGTCCGTCGGCCTGCTGGACAGGATCACCGGCCTGGGCCATGACCTGGAGCTGCAATGGGACCTGATCCAGTCGCTGGATCGCTTCTGTCCGTTGCTCGCACGCACACCGCCCAAGCGGACCTCCCTGGTCACCGAAATCGACATCAGCCAACTGCCGCAGAGTCACTGAGAACTTGCATTCCTGCGCGCGATCCGCTAGGGTCGCCGCCGTTAGTACCAAGTTGTAAGTCAATCCGGCCTCCGATCCCTCGCCCGCACGGGCTTCACCAAAGGGACCCGGCCTCCCCCGAAGACTCGACGACAGCGCCATCGCAACCCGCGATGTCAGCAGGCTGTCATGAGCGCCCGGTAGATTGACCAGGACTGCAGACCAGGCCAGACCCTTGCCTGGAGCAGAACCTGGCATCCCAAGTACCAGCTGCCAGAGCCAGATTCCCGATTTGGGGAACCAAGCGCCGGCACCCTTGCTCCGATAAGGATCATCCGACCTGAGCCTGTTGCTCGGCGGATTCGGAGTC
This genomic window from Pseudomonas furukawaii contains:
- the pqqF gene encoding pyrroloquinoline quinone biosynthesis protein PqqF, with amino-acid sequence MSEILDLHLDNGLRTRLLQSPDTALAAVVVDIAAGSHDEPASFPGMAHFLEHLVFLGSRRFAPGDGLIPFVQRLGGRVNATTRARNTRYFCEVPAACLDEALDRLLDMLVAPLLEPQALVREREVLQAEYSARAGDPQTLCESALSSALAPGHPLGDFHAGNAASLALEHPDFLPALHAFHRTHYQPASMTLTLAASRPLGELRELAIRRSSCLPPAFHRPPVQVPPLLPLRAHHLRLSLPAGGGRRLLAFALEGELPELEAASGLLDDLLQDESPGGLLDRLGAEGLCDDLRVRLPYAASRQGLLLMEFDGAADLDGDRLCDRVLDWLDVLRDRFPWPGAWNDWIRARRWRLQRLAPLDAALDPGLPARTSLAGLLAQLRPERMIRLDTQANGRGTTVEAAGFPVCLDVLTAPRIRRRPGTPWQLPGANPYLDPAVQPTTPLVPLDCLPGAEGQGVLFLGWRTDPPELPAGLEQSLQRALRPILRKAAAAGVDGQLRSGWDGLGLALEGPAPVLRPVARDLLEALRQPPARTLAEGPRLEREARCRLAGELPIRQLLQRLQLGPGPSIEAAPILDPQGLERFWAGVTWDGMGAGEVCLDQAPPGLRQSRAGPLPSTPGAWNHLEIPGEAALLAFHPLETPSARAEAAWRLLATWLEPAFHQRLRGELQLGYALACGFRQLDGHRGLFFAVQSPKATVAELDRHLRAFLTQQRAVLARVDDEALGRAQASLRRQLQDRTFVDRARQGWHDRLAGLPAFHADSVAEALSSPIIDELLDAFDTLANPASRLVLANAGDPAFA